The segment CAGTTAACCGGTGGTAGTCCTTCGTTTATCTGTTGCTCCAGATCATCCATCGATCCTTGCTCCAACTGATCCGCGGGTGGCTGACGCCCACTTGGATCGATTGCCTGGATCGCCATATTTGTTACATACCGATAAAGATTTGCATCCCCCGCAGCAAATCCGATAGGGTCATTGCTCAGCCAGCGACCAGTGGCCGGGTCGTAACAGCGGGCGCGGTTGTGCTGCAGATCGACATCGTCGTCCCATTCTCGGCCGGTGTAGCCGAAGAGCGAGTCGACGGCGGCATTGGTCTCACTAATCCGTTTGCCGAAACTGTCGTAAACGATGTGGTTTGCGATCGACGTGATGCCGGTCACCGCGTCGTACTCGGCGACGTCGCGGACGCTGCCGAGGTGGTCGGTCAGGGGCCAGTCGAAGCTTGGGGACATAGCTCCTTTTCAGGTGTTGACTTGCCGCTCTTCAGGGTAATGATGATTTGACTGAGTTTTCCGAGTGCAAAGCCAAGTGAGGTGAGTGATGGCCCGGATGTGTCGAGCGGAAGTTTTTGATCCCGCCGAAGTTGCTGTGGCGCATGTCTTCAGCAGGACGGTCCGCCGTTGCTTTCTGATGGGAGATGACCCGATCTCTGGAAAGAACTTCGACCATCGCAAGCGATGGATTGAACAGTATTTGCAACAATTCGCAGCCTCTTTCGGGATTGACCTGCTGTGCTTTAGTCTGCTCTCAAATCACTTTCATTTGATCCTGCGCTCGCGTCCCGACGTGGTGGCGACCTGGGACGGC is part of the Allorhodopirellula heiligendammensis genome and harbors:
- a CDS encoding RHS repeat-associated core domain-containing protein: MSPSFDWPLTDHLGSVRDVAEYDAVTGITSIANHIVYDSFGKRISETNAAVDSLFGYTGREWDDDVDLQHNRARCYDPATGRWLSNDPIGFAAGDANLYRYVTNMAIQAIDPSGRQPPADQLEQGSMDDLEQQINEGLPPVNCDPYEIFGDIAEQIFDDYKDEIVPTSEEIRQFVKDHPWSTLGLGIAAGTAAGVAINDGLFDSITIPQIDLMGDLEMSGEYDWKEELITLDFNSSWHYPGEVFDIRTDFDVNIILDYGDEFDASDFGIGLGGGIGFWQTISY